The Deltaproteobacteria bacterium genome has a segment encoding these proteins:
- a CDS encoding DegQ family serine endoprotease gives MASLWKRHRYLMTLMGVSLLSLIAGLIIAANLNWTNPLSAKTEVPIIGGVPSFADLAQAVSPAVVNISTTKRVKGGGRVFDFFMGPKDRRNPMDDFFEKFFGGDAPQQPKEYKQKSLGSGFILDAEGYILTNNHVVEDADEIKVILTDHKEYEAKVIGRDAKTDLALIKIKSWKGFQLIRLGNSDEIRVGDWVMAIGNPFGLDHTVTAGIVSAKGRVIGAGPYDNFIQTDASINPGNSGGPLINLKGEVIGINTAIFAGGQGIGFAIPINTAKELISQLKEKGKVTRGWLGVMIQKVTPDLAKAFNLKEESGALVGDVTAGSPAEKVGIKPGDIIIEFDRKPIKEMNELPRLVAAVPVGKSVEVKVLREGKSLVFQVQIQELEDKKMASGGSQSKEALGIFVQEFTPELARRLRVDYEPGILIVQVQEGSPAEEAGIQEGDLIKEVNRKPVKDLKTYQNLIGSIKKGSNILFRIKRGGMNLFVSLRLSE, from the coding sequence ATGGCAAGTCTTTGGAAAAGACATCGTTATTTAATGACATTGATGGGGGTTTCCCTGCTTTCTTTGATTGCCGGACTGATTATCGCCGCCAATCTAAACTGGACCAATCCCCTTTCTGCGAAAACGGAAGTCCCAATCATCGGGGGGGTCCCTTCCTTTGCCGATTTGGCCCAGGCGGTTTCCCCGGCTGTGGTCAATATCAGTACCACGAAAAGGGTAAAGGGTGGTGGCCGGGTCTTTGATTTCTTTATGGGACCGAAAGATCGAAGAAATCCGATGGACGATTTTTTTGAAAAATTTTTTGGTGGGGATGCCCCCCAGCAGCCCAAAGAATACAAACAAAAGAGTCTGGGCTCCGGGTTCATCCTCGACGCAGAAGGCTATATTCTGACCAACAATCATGTGGTCGAGGATGCCGATGAAATAAAGGTCATCTTAACCGATCACAAGGAATATGAAGCCAAAGTGATCGGCCGGGATGCCAAAACCGACTTGGCCCTGATCAAGATCAAATCCTGGAAAGGGTTTCAACTCATTAGGCTGGGAAATTCCGACGAAATCCGGGTCGGCGATTGGGTCATGGCCATCGGTAACCCTTTCGGCCTGGACCATACGGTTACCGCCGGCATAGTCAGCGCCAAAGGCCGGGTTATCGGCGCCGGACCCTATGACAACTTTATTCAAACCGATGCTTCCATCAACCCGGGAAACAGTGGGGGACCCCTGATCAATCTCAAGGGAGAAGTGATCGGGATCAATACAGCCATTTTTGCCGGAGGCCAGGGGATCGGCTTTGCCATACCCATCAATACAGCCAAGGAATTGATTTCTCAATTAAAAGAGAAAGGTAAGGTTACCCGGGGCTGGTTGGGGGTTATGATTCAAAAAGTTACTCCGGATCTGGCCAAGGCCTTCAATCTAAAGGAGGAGTCCGGGGCTTTAGTAGGTGATGTAACGGCCGGAAGTCCGGCTGAAAAGGTCGGTATAAAACCCGGGGATATCATAATCGAATTCGATCGGAAACCGATCAAGGAGATGAATGAACTGCCGAGATTAGTGGCGGCCGTTCCGGTAGGGAAATCCGTTGAAGTGAAGGTCCTGCGGGAAGGCAAATCCCTCGTATTCCAGGTCCAAATCCAGGAATTGGAGGACAAAAAAATGGCCTCCGGCGGTTCCCAATCCAAAGAAGCTTTGGGTATCTTTGTTCAGGAATTTACCCCTGAACTGGCCCGCCGTCTCAGGGTGGATTATGAACCGGGCATCTTGATCGTTCAGGTTCAAGAGGGAAGTCCGGCCGAGGAAGCCGGGATCCAGGAGGGGGACTTGATCAAAGAAGTAAACCGAAAACCGGTCAAGGATTTGAAAACGTATCAAAACCTGATCGGCAGTATAAAAAAAGGGAGCAATATCCTTTTCCGGATAAAACGGGGCGGGATGAACCTTTTTGTCAGCCTTCGCCTGAGCGAATAG
- the ispE gene encoding 4-(cytidine 5'-diphospho)-2-C-methyl-D-erythritol kinase — protein MEIPAEGFKILAPAKVNLFLEILRKRPDGYHEIRSLMQAVGLFDSLWIRAGTGGREIRCPGYPELENEDNLVIRAISLLEKELERSLSLSIRLIKRIPPGGGLGGGSSDAAAILSGLNHILGNPVPPDRLGALAAQVGSDVPFFLKPGTALALGRGERIEPWPSLSSWWYVLIFPGFSISTAWAYHQIKFPLTQKEKTINIKSLKDQGGIPGKEQIKNDLEKWVLPAFPILGEIKKTLQEQGCLQALMSGSGSTVFGIWEDQYKAGEAFIRLRKKGWGRVFLARGL, from the coding sequence ATGGAAATTCCAGCCGAAGGCTTTAAGATCCTGGCCCCGGCTAAGGTTAACCTTTTCTTAGAGATTCTAAGAAAAAGGCCTGATGGATACCATGAAATCCGCTCTTTGATGCAAGCGGTCGGCTTATTCGACAGCCTCTGGATCAGGGCTGGTACCGGAGGCCGGGAAATCCGTTGTCCCGGCTATCCGGAACTGGAAAATGAAGACAATCTGGTCATTCGGGCTATAAGTCTTCTGGAAAAAGAACTGGAACGTTCCCTTTCCTTATCAATCCGGCTGATAAAAAGGATCCCTCCGGGAGGCGGGCTGGGAGGGGGAAGCAGCGATGCGGCTGCAATCTTATCCGGACTGAACCATATTTTGGGAAACCCGGTTCCACCGGATCGATTAGGGGCTTTGGCCGCCCAGGTGGGTTCGGATGTCCCCTTTTTTTTAAAGCCCGGCACGGCCTTAGCCTTGGGGAGGGGAGAACGGATAGAACCCTGGCCGTCCTTGTCCTCCTGGTGGTATGTCCTTATTTTCCCTGGATTTTCAATTTCCACGGCCTGGGCTTACCATCAGATAAAATTCCCGTTGACACAAAAAGAAAAAACAATTAATATAAAAAGTTTAAAGGACCAGGGGGGTATACCGGGGAAAGAACAGATCAAAAACGATCTGGAAAAATGGGTCCTCCCCGCCTTTCCTATTCTCGGAGAAATTAAAAAGACCTTACAGGAGCAGGGGTGCCTGCAGGCCCTGATGAGCGGCAGCGGTTCTACGGTATTTGGAATCTGGGAGGACCAATACAAGGCCGGCGAGGCCTTTATCCGTTTAAGAAAAAAAGGGTGGGGCCGGGTCTTTTTGGCCAGAGGGTTGTAA